The sequence TAATAGAAAAAAGGTTTTCATCTCTTTGATATATTTATTAACTCTTTTTACAATTTCGGCATCTTCAATATTTAATTTTGATAGTTCATGAATCTTTAAGCTAATTAATGTTTCCCCAGCGGAAGCACTTAAAGAATCAAACACATGAATAAATTTATTTCCTATTTCCTCTAAAAACATGTTTTTAGCTATCATCGCACTATTATAAGTGCCACTTAAGGCAGAGGATAATGTCACTACAAAGATACTTTCTTCCCCTTTATAGGCTTCCATAAACTGCTCCGGTGAAGGACATGCTGTTTTAGGCGAAGTCTTGCATGCATTCATATCCTTTACATATCCGGATACATCTAAATTCTCATCGTCAATATATCTTTTATCTTCTAATATAAGGGTTAGCGGAACAATTTCAATCTTCATTGTTTCTTTTATTTTATTATTTAAATCACAACTACTATCCGCTACAATTTTAATACTCATACATATACCTCCCATAACCTAGCATTTATTATATGTTATTCATATTATATACCATTATATTAATAGATTCTTATTAATAATGCAAGTATATGTATATTAAATATAATAATAGCCATTCGTAGTACTCAATACTACATGTTCTATATATTATATCTAGTTGTTTTCTTTGTATAAATTAATATTTTCTGTTGTTACACTTAGAAAAGATTCCACCATTTCTGGAGGGACTGGTTTACTCCAATAATAGCCCTGCCCAATGTCACATTTAAGATGAAACAATTCCCTTAGCTGCTCTTCCTCTTCTATACCCTCTGCTATGGTTTTAAGGTTTAAATGATGTGCCATGGATATAATCGCATTTACAATAGCTTTATCATCTATATCCTTGGTAATATCCCTAATAAAGGATAAATCAATCTTAAGGTGATCTACGGGAAATTTTTTGAGGTAGCTTAAAGATGAGTATCCTGTGCCAAAATCATCTATAGAAATGGTAAATCCATATTTTTTCATGGTTTTTAATAGTTCATAGGTTATTGCGATATCCTGCATAAAGGTGGATTCTGTAATCTCAAATACTATTAAACTTGGATCTAAATCAAATTCTTCAATAGAATCCATGATTCCTTTTAATAGGTTGTTGTCTCTAAACTGCACCGGCGAAAGGTTAATAGCAATCGGTACAATTGGAAAACCCCTATCAAGCCATTCCCTAAGCTGCTTGCAGACCATCCAAACTATTTGGCGCCCTACTTCTTTAATCAAACCAGTTTCCTCCAAGATAGGTATAAAAACTCCTGGGGAAATGATTCCCTTTTCTTTGTCATTCCATCTTACTAATGCCTCAAGTCCCTCCAACTCATGGGTTCTTAGGTCATAATAAGGCTGATAAAAGACCACAAATTCATTATTTTTTAATGCCTTTAAAAGTTTGTTCTCCATAAGTAAAAAGTTTTTGGCATCTTCATTCATGTGATTTCCATAGAACATATATTTGATAGATTCACTTCGTCTTGCTTGAGAAAGAGCAATTTCTGCCCTGGATAATATTTGTTTTGTATTTTCACCGTCATTGGGATACATAGCAATTCCCATTGACATGGCGAGTACAATTTCTTGTTCCTTTATATTTATTGGCTTTTCTATTACCTTTAAAATTTTATCGATATGAATAAATACATCTCCAGGATTTTTAACGCCTTTTAGTATAACCCCAAATTCATCGCCGCCAATACGGGCAACAAGGTTTTCCCTTCCTACTGTTTCAGTTAGTCTATTAGCTATTATCTTTAGGACCATATCTCCGCTTTCTATACCGAAAGTTTCGTTAATAAAGATAAACTTATTAATGTCCATAATAATAATGGCTAATGCCTTTTCCTCTAACTCTGCATTATTAATTTCTTGGGTAATTCCTCTAAAAAAAGCTGACCTATTAGGGATTCCTGTTATTATATCATACTGCGAGACATAATTAAGCTTATCTTCTAATCTCTTGTTTTCTGTAATATCCTTACCCGTTGATACAAAATATGATATTTCTCCATTTTCGTTTTTTAACGGCGATATGCTTTGATCTAAATAAAACAATTGTTTATTCTTTTTTCTGTTTATAATTATATTCCTATATGGTTTTCCACTTAAAATTGTATCCCACATTTTTTTATAGAATTCTGAAGGATATTTGTCAGATTTCCAG comes from Candidatus Epulonipiscium sp. and encodes:
- a CDS encoding EAL domain-containing protein, which translates into the protein MGGLQRNKDENHTNLYSNSLEVLLKILDTIEMGICVIDEAGKFVYVNDEYCKINGYQKEELTGKLFLAVIHPNNHEKVLQNHYDFMKYKEIVSEESIIRCKDGKNINVSIIMKKIKDLDNNYYKVVSIKDVTKNKKLELEMKKFMMAVGQTVDWIVITNKNGIIEYANDSVERITGYKVEEVIGKDPSIWKSDKYPSEFYKKMWDTILSGKPYRNIIINRKKNKQLFYLDQSISPLKNENGEISYFVSTGKDITENKRLEDKLNYVSQYDIITGIPNRSAFFRGITQEINNAELEEKALAIIIMDINKFIFINETFGIESGDMVLKIIANRLTETVGRENLVARIGGDEFGVILKGVKNPGDVFIHIDKILKVIEKPINIKEQEIVLAMSMGIAMYPNDGENTKQILSRAEIALSQARRSESIKYMFYGNHMNEDAKNFLLMENKLLKALKNNEFVVFYQPYYDLRTHELEGLEALVRWNDKEKGIISPGVFIPILEETGLIKEVGRQIVWMVCKQLREWLDRGFPIVPIAINLSPVQFRDNNLLKGIMDSIEEFDLDPSLIVFEITESTFMQDIAITYELLKTMKKYGFTISIDDFGTGYSSLSYLKKFPVDHLKIDLSFIRDITKDIDDKAIVNAIISMAHHLNLKTIAEGIEEEEQLRELFHLKCDIGQGYYWSKPVPPEMVESFLSVTTENINLYKENN
- a CDS encoding DegV family protein, coding for MSIKIVADSSCDLNNKIKETMKIEIVPLTLILEDKRYIDDENLDVSGYVKDMNACKTSPKTACPSPEQFMEAYKGEESIFVVTLSSALSGTYNSAMIAKNMFLEEIGNKFIHVFDSLSASAGETLISLKIHELSKLNIEDAEIVKRVNKYIKEMKTFFLLESLEHLAKAGRLNPIIAKIASVLSIKPIMGATEEGTIRLVQKVRGYKRAFDKFVDTIGEEGKNLEEKILGIAHCNCLDRALKFKEEVLKKYNFKDIVIVEMQGLSSTYADDGGLVIAF